Genomic segment of Thermoleophilia bacterium:
CGGGGGGTAACAGGCCCATCTATAACGATGAGCTGCAGGATATCGCTCCTGGCATATATATGAGCATGGGGCTCACCGCCGAAGAGGTGGCCTCCCGTTTTAACATTACGCGCGAAGAGCAGGACATCTTCGCTTCTGAGAGCCACATGCGAGCGCTTGCGGCTCAGGCTGAGGGCAGGTTCGATGAGGAAATCGTCCCTGTGGAAGTCAAGCGCTGGCTTCCGGGTCCAGATGGCTCGGTGGTTGAAACCACCACTATTGCTACCAAGGACGAGGGGCCGCGGCCGGGCAGCACTGTGGAGGTGTTGAGTCGGTTAAAGCCTGTATTCAAAAAGGATGGGACGGTCACCGCGGGCAACTCTTCGCAGACCAGCGATGGGGCGGCGGCTGCCATCGTGATGAGTGCCGAGAAAGCCGAGGCCTTGGGTATTGAGCCCCTCGGTCGCTTCGTGGCCTTTGCAGCTGCGGGATGTGATCCGTCTGTGATGGGAATTGGGCCGGTTTTTGCTATTCCCAAGGTACTGGAGATTGCCAAGCTCAAACTGGATGACATTGACCTAATCGAGCTCAACGAGGCCTTTGCTAGCCAGTCTGTTTACTGCATGAAGAAGCTTGGCCTAAGCAGGGAGATTCTAAATGTCAACGGGGGAGCCATCGCCCTAGGTCATCCCCTGGGAGCTACTGGCGCCAAGCTGGTGGCTACTCTCTTGCACGAAATGAGGCGGCGCAAGAGTCGGTATGGAATTGTGAGCATGTGTGCGGCGGGCGGTCTTGGGGCGGCCGCCATCTTTGAACGGATTTAGCAGACGAGGAGGGATCGATGGCGCTCGGGAAGTACGCGGTCGATTTTGAGCAGCGGGTAGACTACGACCGCCTGCGCAGAGAAAGGCTGCAAAGAGCCAAAGACCAGATGATCAAGGACGGCCTTGGGGCCATCGTCACCTGGGATGAGGCTAATGTTCGCTATCTGACCGGTTACTACATCACCACACCCAACCGGCCGCTTGAGGCGCAGTTTGCCTTCTGCGCCAGAAACGGCCAGCCGCACCTGATTGGCGGCAATAATCAGGAGGAACTCATTAAGCGTATGCCCTGGATGGAAGGGCGAATTCACGCGCCAGCCGCCATTCCCAAGATTGCCGCTTTCGGTCCGGACGATCCGGTGGTGGAGAAATTGGTCGATCAAATAGGTCGGCTAATGGCGGAGTATGGGGTTGAGAAAGAGCCCCTAGGCATCGACGGCACCACTATGTCTTACGTTTATGCCGAAGCTTTCAAGAAGAAGGGCATTCAGGTGGTACACGCCAAGCCTACCATGGACTATGCCCGCATGATCAAGACCCAGGACGAGATTGAACTCATGCGCATTACCTGCGCGCACTCCGAAAAAGTATTTGCCGCCATCGTGGATGCAATCAGGCCAGGGGTGCGGGAATGTGACCTGGTGGCGATCGGGATGAAGATCCTGTACGAGGAGGGTGTCGACCATACCGAGGACCTGGTGGTTTGTTCTGGTTTCAACACCAACCCATACGGCTGGTCGTTTACCGATAAGCCCATTCAAGTCGGCGATCTTGTCTACGTTGATGTTGACGGCGCGTCCTACCAGGGCTACAAGTCCTGCGTTTACCGCACGTTCTGCTGCGGCAAGGCCACTCAGGAGCAAAAAGACCTCTATGCAGAGTGCCACAAGATGCTTTTTGATGCTCTTAGCACGGTCAAGGACGGTTCTACCGACTGGCAGCTTCTGGACAAGTGGCCTGACTCTCCCGAGTATTGGGGCTACAAGACCTGGAATGAGGTAGGTCCTTACTGCATTGGGCACGGACTCGGTCTTACCCTTCATGACCGTCCCTTCTTCAACCGCATGAATCAGGTGGCGGGTGCTCCGGAGCAAACCTTCCGCGAAGGCATGGTGCTGGCGGTCGAGTGCTATGCGGGACGCAAGGGTGGCAAGCACGGCGTGCGTCTGGAAGAGAACATCCTAGTAACTAAGGATGGGTACGAGCGGCTCACCCTCTTCCCCATCGACGAATTGATCGAGTGCTGGATCCCCTACAGATGAGAGGTGAACCATGGCCGATCTCTTTAGACTTGACGGCAAAGTAGCGGTCGTTGTCGGTGGGGGTGGCGGGATAGGCAAGGCGCTTGCTCTTGGGCTGGCCCGCTACGGCGCAGACGTGGCTTTGGCCAGCCGGAACTTGGAGAAGCTGCAAAAAGTGGCGGAAGAGATCGCTGGAGATCCCGAGATCAACACGAGAGTGCTTGCCTTCCAGATGGATGCCACGGACGAGGCGAGCGTCAAACAGGCCGCGCAGGAGATCTTGGCGGCACTAGGCACCGTGGACATCTTAGTGAACGCCCAGGGCCAAAACATAAAGCAACCACTTGAGGGTTTCCCTGTAACCGACTGGGACACCCTTTTTGAAAGCAATGTGAAGAGCGTCATGCTGTGCTGCAGAGAATTCGGCAAGATTATGCTCGAAAAGAAGAAGGGCAAGATCATAAACATCTCTTCTGTAGCGGGCGATCGCGGGGTTCCTCTTGCGGGCAACACCGGGTACTGCGCCTCGAAGGCAGCAGTCAGCAATTTTACCCGCATGCTGGCCTACGAGTGGGCCAAGATTCCTATCCATGTGAATGCCATCGCTCCTTCGGTGATCTTCACTGAGGGAATGCGCCGGGCGCTCCCTCCCGAAGTGCTAGCCGGGGCGACGGCCCTGCATCCTATGGGTCGAGTAGGGGAGCCGGAGGATCTTATCGGAGCCTGCGTTTACCTAGCTTCGGCTGCCTCTGACTTCATGACCGGGCAGATTCTCTACGTTGACGGAGGACGGACCTGTGCCGCCTAAAGAAGTCACCAAAATAGCCGTACTTGGCGCCGGAACTATGGGTTCCGGGCTAGCGCAGGTCTTTGCTCTTGCCGGTTACGAGGTGGGCATGTATTCGCGCCGGGCTGAAACCTTGGAGCGCGCGATGACTATGGTGGAGACGGGTCTGGGCACTCTTGCCGAATATGGTCGCATCACCCAAGAGGAAGCCGGGGCGACTAAGGCGCGAATCTTTCCCACCCAAAATC
This window contains:
- a CDS encoding thiolase family protein → MREAVIVSAVRTPVGKAPRGMFRTLGPEVMAVAAIKGALARVPALDPAEIDDCIFGCAFPEAEQGLNIGRNYALQAGLPQSVPGFTLNRFCASGLQAIALGAQAIMSGMADVILAGGVESMSRVTPGGNRPIYNDELQDIAPGIYMSMGLTAEEVASRFNITREEQDIFASESHMRALAAQAEGRFDEEIVPVEVKRWLPGPDGSVVETTTIATKDEGPRPGSTVEVLSRLKPVFKKDGTVTAGNSSQTSDGAAAAIVMSAEKAEALGIEPLGRFVAFAAAGCDPSVMGIGPVFAIPKVLEIAKLKLDDIDLIELNEAFASQSVYCMKKLGLSREILNVNGGAIALGHPLGATGAKLVATLLHEMRRRKSRYGIVSMCAAGGLGAAAIFERI
- a CDS encoding SDR family oxidoreductase; translated protein: MADLFRLDGKVAVVVGGGGGIGKALALGLARYGADVALASRNLEKLQKVAEEIAGDPEINTRVLAFQMDATDEASVKQAAQEILAALGTVDILVNAQGQNIKQPLEGFPVTDWDTLFESNVKSVMLCCREFGKIMLEKKKGKIINISSVAGDRGVPLAGNTGYCASKAAVSNFTRMLAYEWAKIPIHVNAIAPSVIFTEGMRRALPPEVLAGATALHPMGRVGEPEDLIGACVYLASAASDFMTGQILYVDGGRTCAA
- a CDS encoding Xaa-Pro peptidase family protein — translated: MALGKYAVDFEQRVDYDRLRRERLQRAKDQMIKDGLGAIVTWDEANVRYLTGYYITTPNRPLEAQFAFCARNGQPHLIGGNNQEELIKRMPWMEGRIHAPAAIPKIAAFGPDDPVVEKLVDQIGRLMAEYGVEKEPLGIDGTTMSYVYAEAFKKKGIQVVHAKPTMDYARMIKTQDEIELMRITCAHSEKVFAAIVDAIRPGVRECDLVAIGMKILYEEGVDHTEDLVVCSGFNTNPYGWSFTDKPIQVGDLVYVDVDGASYQGYKSCVYRTFCCGKATQEQKDLYAECHKMLFDALSTVKDGSTDWQLLDKWPDSPEYWGYKTWNEVGPYCIGHGLGLTLHDRPFFNRMNQVAGAPEQTFREGMVLAVECYAGRKGGKHGVRLEENILVTKDGYERLTLFPIDELIECWIPYR